CGACATAGGTCCTCGGGCGCAGCTGCTCGACGACGGGGGCCGGCCGATCCTGGCGGCGGGCGGGCCCGCACCGCTGCCGGTCACCCCGGCGGCCCTGACCGTGGCGCACGGCACTCAGGGGAAGACCTTCGAGGAGATCCACATCGGTGGCCAGGAATACCGGATGCTCACCACCGCGGCCGAGCATGGCGGGACCGTGCAGGTCGCGATCAGTACGGCGGGGGTCGAGCACTCGCTCGCCCGGATCGGCTTGGCGCTCGTGCTGGTCAGCACCTGCGGGGTGGCGGCCGCCACCGCGCTCGGCTTCCTGGTGGCCAGGACCGGACTGGCGCCGGTACACCGGCTTACCGGGGCGGTGGAGCACGTCGCAGCGACCAACGACCTGAGCAGCCGGATCACCGTTGACGGCCGCGACGAGATCGCCCGGCTGGCGCAGGCCTTCAATGTCATGCTCGCCGCGTTGCAGTCCTCGCGGGCCGCGCAGCGGCTGCTGGTGGAGGACGCGGGTCACGAACTGCGGACCCCGCTGACCAGCCTGCGGGCCAACATCGAGCTACTCATCCGGGCAGACGGGCCGGCTGGGGCCGGCCGCACGCTGTCCGCGGAAGATCGTGCGGGGCTGCTGCGCGACTTGGACGCCCAGACGACCGACCTGACCCAGCTGGTGGGTGAGCTTGTGGAACTCGCCCGGGAAGACAGCGGTGCCGAGCCGGCGGAGCCGGTCGACCTGGCCGATCTGATCGGGTTATCGGTGCATCGGCTACGCCAGCGCTGGCCGCGGGTTGACTTCGCTACCGACCTGGCCGAGGTGACGGTCACCGGCCGGCCTGCGTCCCTGGAACGCATGGTCACCAACTTGCTCGACAACGCGGCCAAATGGAGCGCTGAGAGCGGACTGGTCCGGATCCGTCTGCGCCCGGTCACCGGTCTTCCGGGTACGGGCCAGCCCAGGACTCCGCCCTGGGCGGAGCTGACCGTTGCCGACTCCGGGCCCGGCATCGAGGAAGCGGACTTGCCCCGGATCTTCGAACGGTTCTACCGGGCCACCGCAGCCCGCGCCATGCCCGGTTCCGGGCTCGGTCTGGCGATCGTGGCCCAAGCTGTGGAGCTCCATGGCGGCACTGTGGCGGCGGGCCGGTCGGAGACCGGGGGCGCCCTGCTCACGGTACGTCTGCCGGCGTTCACAAGCTGACCACAGCGGCTCCTCATCGACTTCTTAGGTTCCGCCGTCAGGCTTGCAGCGTGATCGGTCGACACACGGCGGAACGGCTGCGAGAACCGGCCCGGTGGCGGGCGGACGCGGTAGGCGCCGGAGCAATCGCATCCCTGGTCGTGGTGCTCGCGCTGTGGCTGCACGGCACCGGACTGCAGGCACTGACCATGGGCGGCGTCGCGGCAACGTCGTCGCTGGGCCGATTGACCGGCCTGCTCGCCAGTGACCTGCTGCTGATCCAGGTCCTCCTGATGGCCCGGGTGCCTTGGGTGGAGCGCGCCTTCGGCCAGGACCGGCTGACTCGGTGGCACCGGTACACCGGGTTCAGCTCGTTCTGGTTGATG
The nucleotide sequence above comes from Micromonospora sp. NBC_00389. Encoded proteins:
- a CDS encoding HAMP domain-containing sensor histidine kinase, with the protein product MASATAVAIAVVAVSAVVFFVVASQLHQQLDSQLVTDAHAVAERPGHPWNGSDDPDGDHDDDIGPRAQLLDDGGRPILAAGGPAPLPVTPAALTVAHGTQGKTFEEIHIGGQEYRMLTTAAEHGGTVQVAISTAGVEHSLARIGLALVLVSTCGVAAATALGFLVARTGLAPVHRLTGAVEHVAATNDLSSRITVDGRDEIARLAQAFNVMLAALQSSRAAQRLLVEDAGHELRTPLTSLRANIELLIRADGPAGAGRTLSAEDRAGLLRDLDAQTTDLTQLVGELVELAREDSGAEPAEPVDLADLIGLSVHRLRQRWPRVDFATDLAEVTVTGRPASLERMVTNLLDNAAKWSAESGLVRIRLRPVTGLPGTGQPRTPPWAELTVADSGPGIEEADLPRIFERFYRATAARAMPGSGLGLAIVAQAVELHGGTVAAGRSETGGALLTVRLPAFTS